Below is a window of Dictyostelium discoideum AX4 chromosome 1 chromosome, whole genome shotgun sequence DNA.
AACAATtcataaatcattaaatacaTTAGAACAACGTTTCTTTTATATTCCGCCAGGTTTAAATGGTGGTGATAAACATGGTGCATTAATGAAAGCAATTGAAAGTGTTGttcttaataaaaatgaaaataaaaataaaaataaaaatgaaaatgaaaatgaaaataatgaaaatgaaaatgaaaataatgaaaatgaaaatgaaaatgaaaatgaaaatggaaatgaaaatgaaaatgaaaatgaaaatgaaaatgaaaatgaaaataaaaatgaaaatgaaaatcaagaaGATAAAGTGGaaactacaactactactacaacaaaAACTACTACTGATGGTAATAAAATTGCTAAGCAACAAAAGAGAAAAACATTAATTTTCTGTAATAAACCAGATTCATGTAGATCAACAGAATACTTTTTAACAGAGAATGGTATAAATGCAACATCATTACATGGTGAAATGCCACCACATAGAAGATCAGAAAATtggaaatcatttttaaatggtgataaagaatttttagTTGCAACTGATATAGCTTCAAGAGGTATTGATATAGGTTTAATTGATcatgtaattttatttgatttccCTTCAAATCCAATCGATTATTTACACCGTATTGGTAGAACAGCTAGAGCCGGTAATAGAGGTTTAGTCACTTGTTTAATCACTCATAAAGATAGATATTTAgctgatgaaattaaagaatcaattagAAAAGGTTATACTTtagaaaatatttcaaataataattataataataagaataataataataataataataatagaaaaaagtcatttaaataaaataaaataaaataaattacactattaattttattttttaattattatattttgaagCGATTCTTGCtaaattaaaaccaaattcattaattaaatttgttttttcttgATTTGCTAAAACTGAAACTACAATGTTTTCTTGAGGTATCATTACTAATACAGTACTACCACCAACTGCATTACCAGTGTGATAGATTATATcggtattattttttgaagaaGGTTGTTTAAACCAACCAGTGCAATAGTTCATGGTATTCTTTCCAGTTAATGGTGGATTTGGTTTAAAGAGATGATCAATTGTGGATTGCTTTAAAAGTCGACCACCTAAAACGGTTGAACCAAGTTTACAAAGATCTTCAGCAGTTGAGATGAAACCACCACCTGGCCATTTATAACTGGAATTTGTGAATTCAGCATTACATAATGAGACTCTAGCTTCGTCGTATCCATTTGCTGAGATCTCTTGTTGAGTTCTTGGTGTGAATTTTAGAGCATACTGTTTTGATCTACCTGGAATTAAAGAATCATGTTCATCAGGTTGAGTATCAAACATACCGCATGGTCTGAAAACTGAATCTCTCATAAATGTTGTAAAACTTTTACCAGATGCTGATTCAATTACTAAACCTAATAAAGTGTAACCAAAAgttgaataattaaaataatgacCTGGTTTAGTTTTCTCTAAATCTTTTACCCATGGATTCTCTTTAAACATTTCTAAAGGATTTCTATGACCCCATGGATTATATTCTTTATCAGTTTTAAATTTCTCTACACTATAAAATTCTGCTTTTCTATTTAACCCATAATGTCTAATACCTCCTAAATGTGATGCAACATGATTAATAGTTAAAACATCATCTGGAAAATTTGGACTATTCTTCCATTCTGGTACATGTTTTTGAATTGAAtctgaaaatttaattttcccctttaattattaattaaattggattaatatttttttttttttattatttattatttattatttattattattattaacttaCTTGTTCAAATAATACACCTAAACCAATTGAAGTTAAAGCTTTTGAAATACTCGCAACTCTTAATTTACTTGAAGTTTCCATTGGAATTACATTTTCGACATCAGCAAAACCAAATGCTTCTTTGTATATTGTTTCACCATTTGATTGAATACAAACACTTATTCCTGGTACACAATTTCCTTCTTTCCATGAtaaaatctctttttttaattctctattcatattttttttatttttaattattattggtgaTAATGTTGAACTATTAACAATACATTGAGTTGGTGATTTACAACATAcactattatttgttaaagttgttgtttttgttgttgttgttggtttatcttcacaatttaaaattgttgaaaatCCACTAAtaccaacaaataataatgatgttcCTTTTATTAATGAGTTCATCTTAAATACAAAGTgtttaacaataatatcaaaaaaaaaaaaataaaaaaataaaaattaaaaaaaataaaaatgaaaataaaaaaaagattgatGGTAAAaccaccaaataaaaaaataaaaatttaatcaaaataaaaattgggAAATcccagatttttttttttttttttttttttttttttttttaaaaaaaaacaatttacaatttattaaaataaattaaactcCAAATGAAGTAATATCTAAACCAAAAAtattacatttatttattggatCAAAGAAAGTACTATTTTGATGGATTGGTTTATTTCGAATGGTTGATCGTTTAATatgaaaatttataaatataccATTAATATACATAACATAAAGATTAATACTAAATGCTAAtggattatttttaacataATTCTTTACAACTGATAAACCAACTATTAATCCTGGTCCACctgatggtggtgataaaACTGATTCTAAAAACATATTTGTTTCtggttcatttaaattattatcattattttcattattattattttcattattattaatattattatttaatggtaTTTGTTTAACAATACGATATAGTGAAATTAAACGAGCAGGACCTTGAGATGCAGCAATAACTAAAGATAATTCTGGAACAACTTCAAGGAATGCTATTCTATCAATTTGAGTTTGTATAATTGGAAAACTTGTTGGTATGGCATTATtcattgttaataataaatccatTTCAACATCACTAAGATATAGGTTTTGGTAGGTTGAAAACACCACATTActtggtaatttatttttatcaagtGGAACTTTGGAATTGattctattattttctattctttgttgatttattgcatcttccaatttttttattgaatttattatagttgttgttgtcgtagttgttgttgctatggtaccttgattattttcattttcagtGCCATCTTCTTGCTCCTCTTGACCTTCTTGACCTTCTTCTTCAATCtcttgattttgttgttgttgctgctgatGTTGGTTTATAGGTGGCAAACCACCATCAAATATtatatcatcttcatttgtAAAAACAccattttgaattattagatcatcgtcatcatcaacaccatcatTAGCTTCATTAAGAAATTCAGTATTTTCTTCATtctcttcattatcatcattctCTTGAaatatttcatcatcattatcaacttGATtaacttcttcttcttcttcctcctcCTCTTCTTCAGGCATTGGTTCAACTTCTTGATTATTCTCAACCAATTGTTGTTCTTCATGTTGTGTTAAACCTCTCcatgatttatcaattattataccaccaccaccattattattactattactattattattattattatctctgctattactactattattataatattgatataaTTGGTCCTCTTTTGTTGTTAAATCAATCCATCTACAAGCCCAACACCATTGAGCTAAAGTTTGAATTCTTAAGAGTTGTCTTTTATTTACATCCCAAATTCTAATGTTTTTATCGATCGAAACTGATACTAAATAATTACCACATGGACTGAAATCAATACTTGGTATATTATGTTTATGTTTTGGTAGAAGGAATTTGGTTTCTTGTGGATTCTCATCATCTAAATTCCAAATTGTAATCTTGTGACTATTTGAACTCACCGCTATCAATGGTTTACTTGGACATATTGCAATACCCCATGTAGATACACCATGATTATATAATCGAATTACCTCTCTCTCAAAATCATTTACAAATATAATCCTAACGAAACCACCTTCATCCACTGATACTAAAACTTCTTCACCATCTAATATTCCTAATCGAATTTGATTAATTGTCATCTCCATAGTATCCATTgcaaatgttttaattattatatttggaTTATCAATATTTCTAACATTAATTACATCTGATTCTGctgtaaatataaattttgaattataacTAACTgccattaaatttaatttcttttataattaaaaaaaaaaaaaaaaaaaaaaaaaaaaaaaaaaaaaaaaaaaaaaaaaaaaaaaaactattaatatgttaaataaaaaaaaaaaataagatttatatatatatattaactTACCCATGCTAGTATATGTATTGTATTAATTCTAATACTTTGCAAATCTTCTGATTTTAATGGTACTAATGTTGAAGATACCCTTTTATGTTGTTTATTTTCATAGGATTTAAAGGAATTTGTATAATATTTCATATGTTTTGATTCTTGTAAACCAtcataatataatttaaattcatcattgATTTCTTCTACCTCTTCATTTGATtggttattgttatttacaTTTGTCTCATtcatctctttttttttttaaaaaattaaataaaaaaaaaaatgaaaaaaaaaaaaaaaagtgaaaaaagcaacaaatgaaaaaataaaaaaaaataaaaaaaaataaaaataaaaataaaattttactaaaattggtaatttcgtttaaaacaagaaaaaaaaataaaaaaataaaaaaaataaaaaaataaataattctttacatatatatatatatattttttattaatattattattattacattatcgtttttcttttttttttttaattttttttttttttttttttttttttatacattatcttttttaattggttggTCATGTTTTAAAGaagaataattttgaatacTTTCTAATTGAACTTGATCTAAATGACCTCTTTGAATTATTTCGTCAAggtataaaataaattttggaATTTGTTCTATGAAATTTTGTTCTGTTACACccttttttttacaaatatcttttaatgattcaataattggaaaaaaaacaTCTGATACTAGTGTGgggttgtttttttttttttatttttttttaaaaagaaaaaaaaaatttatttatttaataaatatagatattttcattttatttttaattttatttgaaaaacttACAAGCTAATTCATCCATTTCTTCAGATCCACataaaaataacattaaATCTCCTACATTAGTAAAAACTGTAATATATCCACTTTagtgattattattattattattataacaatTGATATAAACAATtagtttaaaattaaaaatagaatattttaaattaaaatattaaacataCCTGAATTCAGTAACTAaatgtttttcattttttgaatttaccCACTCATCCTTGGTGAATTGATATAATAACTTTTCATATTCACTCTGTTTCTCGTCATTTATATTACtataatattttgaaaaaactaTATTACCATTGTTATTGGTAATTAACAAACTATTGATCATATTTGAGggttcaataattaaaaaaaaaaaaaaaataaaaaaaaaaaataaaaaaattgaaaataaaaaaaaaaataaaattaaaaaaaaaaaaaaaaaaaattatatttaattttaaaaataaaaatcccacattttttttttttttttctattcttttccattccaaaaaaaaaaaaaaaacatatactaaactatctcttttttttttcaaacctattttattttacaatatttataataataataataataataataataataataataataataataataataataataataataataataataaatattatttcatAAACAgtcaataaaaaattaaataaaaaagaaaaaaaaagaaaaaactcAATAATGagtgaagaattaaaaatgaaagaatATGATTATTCATTAAATGATAGTGAAGATGAAGACGATAGCgatagtgatagtgatagtGGTAGTTATGATAACGATGGTCAATTCGATTTAGATCAATTTGACCCAACTAAATCATTCGAATTATCATTAGTAAAGAGTAAAACTACATCaccaaaaaagaataaaaaatcaaaaacttcCGATGAAGCATTCAGAGTTAAAATTAACCCATACTCtgcaaatttaaaaaatatcattgGACAATTGGAAAGTGATTCTACAACCCTATCGGATTTACATAAAAAGTTCTCTGAACAATTATATCGTTTAAAGgtaaacatttatttatttaatttatagtctatttaaattttatttactaattatctttttttttgttattataataataactaggTTGAAGAAGCACTTTTAGAAAAACTACaacaagatttaaataataaaaacaatggCAATGATGGAAATACAAACTAATGTAAATAGTATTTTTTCGAGTATTCGATTGAGTTGGaaagataataatagaatttaAAAGCACCAGTTTAAAATGctcaattcaattatttataaatattttgaaagataacaaaaaaaatcaatcaatctctttattattttcaaaaagaattatttcaatagtaaagtaaaattaagaatttaaaatcaattggaaTAAAGTAATAAACTAATAgtgtttattaatatcacacaaatacaaatacaaatacaaataaataattattaaattaataaaatattttattttatttctttataaatttatttcattatttatttttttttatttgtatacctcttttgaattttttaattaatgacatagtttttaattaaatcaataaaaatgggtatttttttttttttttcctattaATGGATCCCGTTAAACCTGCCAATTATagttaaaaaatttcattttatataataattttaataaataaaaatataattattatttccaaatttaaattattttaatttttttttttttttttttcaaattaataaaaaaaaaaaaaaaaaaaaaaaaaaaaccaaaatattttttcattttaaacaaaaaaaaaagtacaaataaaacaatgagtaatgaaaatgaaaaatcaatagttgaatatttttatattggaGAAAGAGTTAAAGGTGATGATGGTAGTGTTGGTACAATAAGATATCAAGGTAAAGTTGATGGATTCGAAGGTAATTGGTATGGTATAGAATGGGATGACCCAAAGAGAGGTAAACATCAAGGTACAGTTAAAGGtaaacaatattttaaatgtatTAATAAAGGTAGTGGTTCTTTCATGAAATAtgaaaaactaataaaaggTGAAACATTCATGAAATCAATATCTGATAAATTTCATCAAAAGATTGATAACTATGGTATGTATattataatgaaataattatatattattattattattattattgttattattattattattattattattatttattaacacTCCCTAtccattatatttaataaatattgatcACATTATGACTATAGATGATTTATATGTTGACTCTACAAAagaagatattaaaattcaaattcaaatgattggTATGAATCAAACTAgagaaaatcaaaagaaattcaTTGCGCAAACCTTATTATCAGCAAGTTATTTACCAATATCtgaaattgatgaatctccattaatatataataattttaaaagtaagTGTTTGTTTATAAACAATATTactaaatattaatattatggTGGTGGTAGAGGTGGACGTACCCTCTCGTGTCCTCACAATTGTGTGAAATGCGCTAATAATacttaatatttaatttttttagatttaattgaattaaatttatcaaattgtttattaaatagtTGGActcaaattgtaaaattattgaaacaattaccaaatttaaatagattacatctttgtaataatagattatcttttaatatcgatgaatttaaaaaagaggTAAATAGCAATAATGAATATGGTAATAGTATTGATGATTGTAAtgttaaagatttaattttagtcaattcaaatttatcaaattggTCAATCGTATCatcaatttgtaaatatttatttaaaaatattgaatcaatttgtttatcctcaaattcaattgaaaatataaatttatttaaatcaatacttaataatgataatgaaaatgaaaatgaaaatgaaaatgaaatagtagaacaacaacaacaacaacaacctcaatATTTATTCCCaactttaaaatcattagatttagcaaataataatattaaaagttttaatgatattttatcatcattaggTAATTTACCTCAATTAactgaattaaatttaaataataaccaaaTCACCGATATCGAATTCAATGGTGATGTCGATGATggtaataaaagtaataatggGAAAACtaaccaatttaaaaatttaaaaagaatatatctatcaaataataaaatcaatgattGGAAATATCTTGACAAACTTGATGAATTACAATCTTTAGATGAATTATCATTTAGAAATAATCCAATCGttgattctttattaatatccaatagcaataatagcaatacaaatgaaaatgaaattgaaaatgatattgaaaataataataataatataaaaaaagataataataataataataagaataataagaataataagaataataaaactatttttttaaatagattaaatattataccaagattatcaaatttaaagaaattaaatttatcagaTATTACTTTACTTGAAAGAAAGGATGCAGaattatattttctttatgaaaattataattcaattgataaatttaaaaacaataaaaaattgaattatttaatttcaattcatGGTGAACCAGTTTATACGAAAATGTCATTACAATTGGAAAAGGAAGAAAATGGaaagtaaattaaaataaaaaaactatttttagaaaaaaaaaaataaaataattaaaaatggaaaaataaaattaaaataaaaaaaattaaaattgagaAAAAACCCactcaaaaattttattttttttttatttttttatttttttttttttttgcctgTCTTAcccttttgttttttttaatttttttatttaaataatctgttgtttttttttttttttttttaaaaatatattattaatatttatatattatatataaatttatttaacattacatttattatcattattcagtaaaaaaaataaaataaaaaaataaaataaaaaaaaaaaataaaataaaataaaataaaactcaACAATAAATATTTCTGTATTTATAACAATATATATAaaccattgttttttttagaaGAAAACAataactaaataataataaaatgatggAGAATCTATTTGGTGATGAAGTTGAAGTACCTTTATTAGTTCAATTATGTACTCAAAGAATTAAAGATTCATTAGAGagtaagaaaaaaaaaaattatcacctGAATGCAAATACTAATactcgtttttttttttttttttttttcttttttttttatatattatagcTTGCAAAGATTTAGGTAAAATACCAGATGAACTCCTTATACCAATCCTTGATAAATGTACTGCTCAACAATTAGCAACTGTTGAAAGTAGAATTGTAagtgttattaaaaaaaaaaaaaaaaaaattaaacaaaaaaaaaaaaattaaacaaataaaaaacaataacattaacactattttattttattttattttatttttatttttattttatttattaatttataggGTAGATATGTTGATACAGAGGAATTGTGGAAAAGACACTGTCATATAATATCACCAGAGAAAAGACATACATTAAAGGATGACGAAAGTTGGAGagatttatttacaattttagaGAGAgaatatcaaaataaaaccaaGAAAACTGGTGAAGCATTAAGAAAGATTTATAATAATGCTGCAAATAATaagaaatcaaaacaaattaaagttttaaacGATGTTGTGACTCCAACCGCTTCAAAGAGATGGAGTGGCACAGTTAGTAAAACTCCATCCTATAAACAAAGCGGTAGTTCTTCACCTGGCAAATATAGTAATGGTAGTCCAATAAGTAGAAGTGAATCAAGCAGCAGTGGTAgcggtggtggtggtagtggtagttaTGGTAATGTTTTTAAACCCTCTGCTTCAAATCAACCAAAATTAATGgcaaaagttttaaaagaaCATAATaggaaatttaaataattttaaatacaaaaaaataatacaaaaaaataatacaaaaaaaatacaaaaaaaatacaaaaaaaaaaaaaaaagagagatagaaatatttaaatccatatttattattatttattattatttttattttcattttttttaatttttttttttttttgctaaAACCATAAACACACACTCTCAATACacattgtaaataattaaaaataaaataaaataaaaaatcttttttatcatcCAAGAAATCAaaccatttatttatttttataaaaaataaagaataatattttaaaaaaattatgatgaagttcacaaaaaattaaaataaaaaataatcaatcaaaaaaaaaaaataaaaaaaaataaaaaaaaattaaaaaccataacaaaaaccaaaatagaaaaaaagtttgtttttttttttttaaaaatacacaatttttattctttattttgtGTTTAAGAATTGAGATGAAATAGTAGGGGATACATACACATATTTTGTGATGctgtttgtatttttttttttttttttttttgttttttttttttgtttgtttttttttttgtttttttttttttttttttatatcaaaaaaaaaaaaagagatactTGACTGTTTAGTTTCCACCTTTATCTTCACAccattcattttcttttctgatttgttcttcttcttctggAGTAAAGTCGTTCTTGATGTTGAAGATTTTTCTGATTTCTTCTGGGGTTTTACCTCTGATCATATTGGCAACAGTTTTACAGGTAACATCTAATAATGGTTTGATATCCAAATAATTGGCTGCCAAGATTAATTCGAATAAGGTTGGTTGATCGACTTTACAGAAATCTCTATCATATGGTGGGATATCATCTAATCTCTTTTCATCCTTTTTATCGTCACCTTGTGGTGATGgatgttgatggtgatgtcTGCAATAGTCAAGAACTTTCTCTAAAATAGTGCTAGTAACATTTGGTAATGGAATTGGACTATCTGATTCACCAATATCTTCAATCATATTCTTGATTGTAACTGACATACAAGcgatttctttttcaatttcaaagaCTTTTTCATCTGAAGATTCTAATTTAACTAAAGACattttttctatattttttttttacctttttcttttctttctaaatttaaattgttattactgataaaaaaaacaaaacaaaacaaaacaaaaaaaagatattatttatttatttgagtGTGGGTGTGTggttgtaaaaataaaaaaaagaaaaataaaaaaaaaaaatttttaaaattgaaaaaaatttaagaaaaaaaattttaaaaaaaaaaaaaaaaattattaaaaaaaaaaaaaaaaatagaaaaaaaaaaaatagaaaaaaaaaaaaaaataaaaaaaactttatttatttatcaagatctctatcttttaaaagccaagaaaaaaaaaaaagttttcaaCTAGAAACTTgtattccaaaaaaaaaaataaaaattaaaaaataaaatttttaaaaaaaaaaaaaaaaaaaaaaaaaaaattttctaaaAGCAAACTATGGGCGACACATATTCTTTAGTTTTGGTCGCAGGTTAcctatcaatttttttattcattggAGCAATaggttatttttatttaagtaAACCAAGAATACCCTCTTCAAATGtaaatgaacaacaacaacaacaacaacagcaacaacaacaacaacaacaacctcagATTAATATAGAAGATGAACCTCAACAACGTGGGGGTATTGGTCGTATGAATTTAAGAAATAGAAGACAACCAATTATTAATCAAAGAGATGAAGATACAGAATCTAGTGGAAGTGATAGTGATAATAGTACCAATAGCGATAATTATGACGATGACAATGGTCAAGAGGGTGAGGGTGAGGATATTGGTGTAGTTGCACCAGGTATTGTATCAAATCGTTCAGGTAAGAAAATtggtaaaaagaaattagagaaattaaaattaaaagatgaaaaaagaaaagcaAGAGAGGtaagaatttattattttttattttttattttttttttaatttcgcCAATGAATTTAgaccattttttaatttaaaatacttattataattcatttttattattaaaataataatataatatactAAATTAATAGTATCAAGAATATTTAagagaagaaaaaaagaaaacagatttagaaaaagaagaagcattaaaagaaaaaagattagaagaaaaagagaatgaaaaattaagaaaGGAAGAAGAGGAAAGAATTCGAATAGAAAAAGAGAgaaaagaagatgaagaatataatttattaaaaagtcAAATTTCATTACAAGAATCTGGAATCACTAAAAATGAAGATTatgataaatcattattacaat
It encodes the following:
- the tbcE gene encoding tubulin binding cofactor E, yielding MSNENEKSIVEYFYIGERVKGDDGSVGTIRYQGKVDGFEGNWYGIEWDDPKRGKHQGTVKGKQYFKCINKGSGSFMKYEKLIKGETFMKSISDKFHQKIDNYDDLYVDSTKEDIKIQIQMIGMNQTRENQKKFIAQTLLSASYLPISEIDESPLIYNNFKNLIELNLSNCLLNSWTQIVKLLKQLPNLNRLHLCNNRLSFNIDEFKKEVNSNNEYGNSIDDCNVKDLILVNSNLSNWSIVSSICKYLFKNIESICLSSNSIENINLFKSILNNDNENENENENEIVEQQQQQQPQYLFPTLKSLDLANNNIKSFNDILSSLGNLPQLTELNLNNNQITDIEFNGDVDDGNKSNNGKTNQFKNLKRIYLSNNKINDWKYLDKLDELQSLDELSFRNNPIVDSLLISNSNNSNTNENEIENDIENNNNNIKKDNNNNNKNNKNNKNNKTIFLNRLNIIPRLSNLKKLNLSDITLLERKDAELYFLYENYNSIDKFKNNKKLNYLISIHGEPVYTKMSLQLEKEENGK
- a CDS encoding beta-lactamase family protein yields the protein MNSLIKGTSLLFVGISGFSTILNCEDKPTTTTKTTTLTNNSVCCKSPTQCIVNSSTLSPIIIKNKKNMNRELKKEILSWKEGNCVPGISVCIQSNGETIYKEAFGFADVENVIPMETSSKLRVASISKALTSIGLGVLFEQGKIKFSDSIQKHVPEWKNSPNFPDDVLTINHVASHLGGIRHYGLNRKAEFYSVEKFKTDKEYNPWGHRNPLEMFKENPWVKDLEKTKPGHYFNYSTFGYTLLGLVIESASGKSFTTFMRDSVFRPCGMFDTQPDEHDSLIPGRSKQYALKFTPRTQQEISANGYDEARVSLCNAEFTNSSYKWPGGGFISTAEDLCKLGSTVLGGRLLKQSTIDHLFKPNPPLTGKNTMNYCTGWFKQPSSKNNTDIIYHTGNAVGGSTVLVMIPQENIVVSVLANQEKTNLINEFGFNLARIASKYNN
- the fpaA gene encoding cytosolic glycoprotein FP21, producing the protein MSLVKLESSDEKVFEIEKEIACMSVTIKNMIEDIGESDSPIPLPNVTSTILEKVLDYCRHHHQHPSPQGDDKKDEKRLDDIPPYDRDFCKVDQPTLFELILAANYLDIKPLLDVTCKTVANMIRGKTPEEIRKIFNIKNDFTPEEEEQIRKENEWCEDKGGN
- a CDS encoding WD40 repeat-containing protein, translated to MDELAYICKKKGVTEQNFIEQIPKFILYLDEIIQRGHLDQVQLESIQNYSSLKHDQPIKKDNKNDNMNETNVNNNNQSNEEVEEINDEFKLYYDGLQESKHMKYYTNSFKSYENKQHKRVSSTLVPLKSEDLQSIRINTIHILAWKLNLMAVSYNSKFIFTAESDVINVRNIDNPNIIIKTFAMDTMEMTINQIRLGILDGEEVLVSVDEGGFVRIIFVNDFEREVIRLYNHGVSTWGIAICPSKPLIAVSSNSHKITIWNLDDENPQETKFLLPKHKHNIPSIDFSPCGNYLVSVSIDKNIRIWDVNKRQLLRIQTLAQWCWACRWIDLTTKEDQLYQYYNNSSNSRDNNNNNSNSNNNGGGGIIIDKSWRGLTQHEEQQLVENNQEVEPMPEEEEEEEEEEVNQVDNDDEIFQENDDNEENEENTEFLNEANDGVDDDDDLIIQNGVFTNEDDIIFDGGLPPINQHQQQQQQNQEIEEEGQEGQEEQEDGTENENNQGTIATTTTTTTTIINSIKKLEDAINQQRIENNRINSKVPLDKNKLPSNVVFSTYQNLYLSDVEMDLLLTMNNAIPTSFPIIQTQIDRIAFLEVVPELSLVIAASQGPARLISLYRIVKQIPLNNNINNNENNNNENNDNNLNEPETNMFLESVLSPPSGGPGLIVGLSVVKNYVKNNPLAFSINLYVMYINGIFINFHIKRSTIRNKPIHQNSTFFDPINKCNIFGLDITSFGV